One window of the Granulicella arctica genome contains the following:
- a CDS encoding HAD family hydrolase: MTLSLIVFDLDGTLIDSRVDLCNAVNATLQHLGRPALPQAVVATYIGDGVGMLIRRALGDPAGERHDDEYVTSAITYFLEYYHVHKLDNTYVYKGVLEALETIKAANPKILMAVLTNKPVNPSRAICAHFGLDRYFFQNYGGNSFHTKKPDPLGLQTLIAEAAALSGKPLTPSQTLMVGDSDVDILTARNCGARSLGCTFGLAPHSLAAAEPDATVDAPSEWPAAIDRLLID, translated from the coding sequence ATGACCTTAAGCCTCATCGTCTTCGACCTCGACGGCACCCTGATCGACTCCCGCGTCGATCTCTGCAACGCCGTCAACGCCACACTCCAGCACCTCGGCAGACCTGCACTGCCCCAAGCCGTGGTAGCCACCTACATCGGCGACGGCGTCGGCATGCTCATCCGCCGAGCCCTCGGAGACCCGGCAGGAGAGCGGCACGACGATGAGTATGTAACATCAGCAATCACATATTTTCTGGAGTACTACCACGTTCACAAGCTCGACAACACCTACGTCTACAAAGGCGTTCTCGAAGCACTCGAAACCATCAAAGCCGCGAATCCAAAGATCCTCATGGCCGTTCTCACGAACAAGCCCGTCAATCCATCCCGAGCCATCTGCGCCCACTTCGGCCTCGACCGCTACTTTTTCCAGAACTACGGCGGAAACAGCTTTCACACCAAGAAGCCCGATCCGCTAGGCCTGCAAACCCTCATCGCCGAAGCTGCTGCACTCTCCGGCAAACCACTCACGCCATCGCAAACCCTCATGGTCGGCGATTCGGACGTAGACATTCTCACCGCACGCAACTGCGGTGCGCGCTCGCTTGGCTGCACCTTCGGCCTCGCTCCACACTCACTCGCCGCCGCGGAACCCGACGCAACCGTCGATGCACCATCCGAATGGCCAGCAGCAATTGACCGCTTACTTATAGATTGA
- a CDS encoding voltage-gated chloride channel family protein: MLFIRQLKDTARWLILAIAVGILAGSASALLIVMLNWATSTREAHPWIIALLPIAGLVVGLMYHYFGRSVEAGNNLIVTEIHAEAREARSTVPFRMTPLILIGTALTHLFGGSAGREGTALQTGASLADQIDLILSHIPHLSLSRRDRRTLLIAGISAGFGSVFGTPLAGAVFGLEVLTIGSVGYDAIFPCFLAAFAADYVTHAWRVHHTIYTVTELAPLTPINMLAAIVAGIAFGITALLFARTTHAISAIFKKHVTYAPLRPFIGGSLVAIAVFSIGIAHTSKYIGLGIPTIVAAFSQHLPRYDFAAKFAFTTVTLGAGFKGGEVTPLFYIGATLGNALSSFLPLPSSLLAAMGFVAVFAGAANTPIASSLMALELFGPEAGAFAAIACVTSYLFSGHKGIYHAQKLGTSKEYTDAKATDNL; this comes from the coding sequence ATGCTTTTCATTCGTCAACTCAAAGACACCGCGCGTTGGCTCATTCTCGCCATCGCAGTCGGAATCCTTGCTGGCTCTGCGTCAGCCCTCTTGATTGTCATGCTCAACTGGGCAACAAGCACGCGCGAAGCGCATCCGTGGATCATCGCCTTGCTGCCGATCGCAGGCCTCGTAGTCGGCTTGATGTATCACTACTTCGGTCGCTCCGTCGAAGCCGGTAACAATCTCATCGTCACCGAGATCCACGCCGAAGCCCGCGAAGCGCGTTCCACAGTTCCCTTCCGGATGACACCGCTCATCCTGATCGGAACAGCGCTCACGCACCTCTTCGGCGGCTCCGCAGGCCGCGAAGGAACGGCGCTTCAGACAGGAGCATCGCTGGCCGACCAGATCGACCTGATCCTCAGCCACATTCCACACCTGAGCCTGAGCAGGAGAGATCGTCGAACGCTCCTGATTGCCGGCATCAGCGCAGGCTTTGGCTCCGTCTTCGGCACACCGCTCGCAGGCGCAGTCTTCGGCCTGGAAGTCCTGACCATCGGCAGCGTAGGCTACGACGCAATCTTCCCCTGCTTCCTCGCCGCCTTCGCAGCCGATTACGTCACACACGCGTGGAGAGTTCACCACACCATCTACACCGTCACCGAACTCGCTCCACTTACGCCGATCAACATGCTCGCAGCCATCGTCGCAGGCATTGCCTTCGGCATCACAGCCTTACTCTTCGCCCGCACAACGCACGCCATTTCAGCCATCTTCAAGAAGCATGTAACCTACGCTCCATTGCGGCCTTTCATCGGGGGATCGCTCGTAGCCATCGCAGTCTTCAGCATAGGAATCGCGCACACCAGCAAGTACATCGGCCTCGGGATTCCAACCATCGTCGCAGCCTTCTCACAGCATCTTCCGCGATACGACTTCGCAGCAAAGTTCGCCTTCACCACCGTCACACTCGGAGCAGGCTTCAAAGGCGGCGAAGTCACGCCGCTCTTCTACATCGGCGCAACGCTGGGAAACGCACTCTCGAGCTTCTTACCGTTACCGTCGTCGCTTCTCGCCGCAATGGGTTTTGTAGCCGTCTTCGCAGGAGCAGCAAACACGCCGATCGCCTCAAGCCTCATGGCCCTCGAACTATTCGGACCAGAAGCAGGAGCCTTCGCAGCCATCGCCTGCGTCACCAGCTATCTGTTCTCCGGCCACAAAGGCATCTACCACGCACAGAAGCTCGGAACATCAAAAGAGTACACCGACGCGAAAGCCACAGATAACTTGTAA